One Silene latifolia isolate original U9 population chromosome 4, ASM4854445v1, whole genome shotgun sequence DNA segment encodes these proteins:
- the LOC141652003 gene encoding putative myosin-binding protein 5, with the protein MTSGREFRHFVEEELGKFPHFVIYAILEWTLIGILFLDGFLAFVSSEFAEYFDLRPPCVLCTRIDHILMRKKLRYCYNESICEGHKRDLSSLAYCHVHRKLSDIKRMCEGCLLSFATDKTDNKSDKSDGEAYKSLNNGGMNKDIGVFDEEIRARLKLQPYGPVEAAPGGEKPANGAGNVVLCSCCGEPMKVKSSGYQKSNTMSNSNSNSNNNSSNNVVSSTFQRVPSRLSQQAPAPSPRAPFGAWRADEARATLELSSIRCTELKMADSTGLLEDEDKGNPMTPALREETRAATMPLPTEQPDDLNLEEAGRTPTFARGNRFFNITDSAASSPRWANRMPRKSLLDRVELASDPVEAIAGSETNTEVLLNRLKNQVRMDKKSLIALYMELDEERSASAVAANNAMAMITRLQAEKAAAQMEQLQYQRMMEEQAEYDQEAIQMLKEFLAKREDEIKDLEAEIDIYRFRYGDPDVCRGDHLEKSQSFSSITDHGSPLFSIVATDTEMDVHDDQVSDSSSNKEGDDNDNDNDDVDHNVGDGDNYDAVHIVGDGDNYDADHSVGDGDNGDVSSSIDMEQEELSHESAMSFGI; encoded by the exons ATGACTTCAGGACGTGAATTCCGGCATTTTGTCGAAGAAGAACTCGGAAAATTCCCACATTTTGTAATCTATGCCATCCTAGAATGGACCCTTATAGGCATACTCTTCCTAGATGGGTTCCTAGCATTTGTTTCGAGCGAATTTGCAGAGTATTTCGATTTAAGACCGCCATGTGTGCTATGTACGAGAATCGATCACATTCTAATGCGTAAAAAATTGCGGTATTGCTATAATGAGTCGATATGTGAAGGGCATAAAAGAGATTTATCATCTCTTGCATATTGTCATGTTCATAGGAAATTGTCTGATATTAAAAGAATGTGTGAAGGATGTCTTCTTTCCTTTGCGACCGACAAAACCGATAATAAATCGGATAAATCGGATGGTGAAGCATATAAATCTTTGAATAATGGAGGTATGAATAAAGATATTGGGGTATTTGATGAGGAAATTAGGGCTAGGCTTAAGCTACAACCGTATGGGCCGGTTGAGGCTGCACCGGGTGGGGAAAAGCCCGCTAATGGGGCCGGGAATGTGGTATTGTGCTCGTGTTGTGGCGAGCCTATGAAGGTTAAATCTTCGGGTTATCAGAAGAGCAATACTATGAGTAACAGTAATagtaacagtaacaataataGCAGTAACAATGTTGTGAGTTCGACATTTCAAAGGGTTCCAAGTAGGCTTTCGCAGCAGGCGCCAGCGCCTTCACCGCGCGCTCCATTTGGCGCATGGAGGGCGGATGAGGCTCGAGCCACCTTGGAATTGTCGTCGATTAGATGCACGGAGCTTAAGATGGCTGATAGCACTGGACTTCTAGAGGATGAGGATAAAGGCAATCCAATGACCCCAG CACTCAGGGAAGAAACCAGAGCTGCAACAATGCCATTACCAACAGAACAACCAGACGATCTTAACCTCGAAGAAGCGGGCAGAACACCTACATTTGCCAGAGGAAACAGATTCTTTAATATAACAGATTCAGCAGCTTCAAGTCCAAGGTGGGCCAACAGGATGCCTCGAAAATCCCTGCTCGACCGAGTTGAACTAGCCTCAGATCCTGTAGAAGCAATTGCAGGAAGCGAGACAAACACTGAAGTACTCTTGAACCGGTTAAAGAACCAAGTCAGAATGGATAAGAAGTCACTTATTGCCTTATACATGGAGTTAGACGAAGAGAGGAGCGCTTCAGCAGTCGCAGCCAACAATGCAATGGCTATGATTACGAGATTACAGGCGGAAAAAGCGGCTGCACAGATGGAGCAATTACAGTACCAGAGGATGATGGAAGAACAAGCAGAGTATGATCAGGAAGCTATACAGATGTTGAAGGAATTTCTCGCAAAACGAGAGGATGAAATTAAGGATTTGGAAGCTGAGATTGATATTTATAGGTTTAGGTATGGTGATCCAGATGTTTGTCGAGGCGATCACCTTGAAAAGTCTCAGTCTTTTTCGTCTATTACTGACCATGGAAGTCCGCTTTTCAGTATTGTTGCTACTGATACTGAGATGGATGTTCATGATGATCAGGTTTCTGATAGTAGTAGTAATAAGGAAGGCGATgacaatgataatgataatgatgatgttgATCATAATGTTGGTGATGGCGATAATTATGACGCTGTTCATATTGTTGGTGATGGCGATAATTATGACGCTGATCATAGTGTTGGTGATGGGGATAATGGTGATGTGTCGTCGTCTATTGATATGGAACAAGAGGAGTTATCTCATGAATCAGCTATGAGCTTCGGAATTTAG
- the LOC141652668 gene encoding serine/threonine-protein kinase AtPK1/AtPK6-like produces MVSTSQQSKNLHKILASKLTLTIPNSSKSSSPTEEFDFSDVFGPSQSPSSSSSYLRDPPPQLQVVIHNRSHSFVGPSPRVTTHPFHLFPEEIKSQITDDDEIDVVVEKNDDFGSGHFVEQLVCMKNDDDNMVSKVGPDDFEIIRVIGKGAFGKVFLVRKKGGDDGGDDDDDDDDDDDDDGGDEDNDGLFAMKVMRKDNIIKKNHVDYMKAERDILTKVVHPFIVQLRYSFQTKTKLYLILDFINGGHLFFHLYRQGIFSEDQARLYTAEIVSAVSHLHKNGIVHRDLKPENILMGSDGHVRLTDFGLAKEIDESSRSNSLCGTMEYMAPEILQAKGHNKNADWWSIGILLYEMLTGQPPFAHANRQKLQQRILNEKVKLPPMVSTEAHSLLKGLLQKDPSKRLGSGPQGADEVKSHKWFKPINWKKLESKELEPKFKPDVSGKECTANFDKCWTTMPANDSPAPTPTGDELCFQGYTYVAPNPWLSSP; encoded by the exons ATGGTATCAACATCACAACAAAGCAAAAACTTACACAAGATCTTAGCATCAAAACTAACCCTAACAATCCCAAATTCATCAAAATCATCTTCACCAACTGAAGAATTCGACTTTTCTGATGTTTTTGGACCGTCACAATcaccttcttcttcttcatcatatTTGAGGGACCCACCTCCTCAATTACAAGTAGTTATTCATAACAGATCACATTCATTTGTGGGTCCCTCTCCTAGGGTAACTACACATCCATTTCATTTATTTCCTGAAGAAATCAAATCCCAAATTACTGATGATGATGAAATTGATGTTGTTGTGGAGAAAAATGATGATTTTGGAAGTGGGCATTTCGTCGAACAGTTGGTGTGCATGaaaaatgatgatgataatatggTAAGTAAGGTGGGCCCAGATGATTTTGAGATAATTAGGGTTATTGGGAAAGGTGCATTTGGGAAAGTGTTTTTAGTGAGGAAAAAGGGTGGTGATGATGGtggcgatgatgatgatgatgatgatgatgatgatgatgatgatggtggtgatgaagataatgatggGTTGTTTGCAATGAAAGTAATGAGAAAAGATAATATAATTAAGAAGAATCATGTTGATTATATGAAGGCTGAAAGGGATATTCTTACTAAAGTTGTTCATCCTTTTATTGTTCAGCTTAGGTACTCTTTTCAG ACGAAGACTAAGCTCTATCTAATCCTAGATTTTATAAATGGAGGACATCTATTTTTTCATTTGTACAGACAAGGAATTTTCAG TGAGGATCAGGCAAGACTTTACACTGCTGAAATAGTATCAGCTGTATCTCATCTTCACAAAAACGGGATTGTTCATCGAGATCTAAAACCTGAAAATATACTAATGGGCTCTGATGGACATGTAAGACTAACAGATTTTGGGCTTGCTAAGGAAATAGATGAATCTAGCAGATCAAATTCTTTATGTGGAACCATGGAATACATGGCGCCAGAGATTTTACAGGCTAAAGGTCATAATAAAAATGCTGATTGGTGGAGTATCGGAATTCTCTTGTACGAAATGTTAACAGGACAG CCACCATTTGCACACGCTAATCGACAGAAGCTCCAGCAGAGAATACTCAATGAGAAAGTAAAGCTTCCGCCAATGGTCTCTACTGAAGCACACTCTTTACTCAAAGGG TTGCTGCAGAAGGATCCATCAAAGAGGCTAGGCAGTGGGCCTCAAGGAGCGGATGAGGTGAAGAGCCATAAATGGTTTAAGCCCATCAACTGGAAGAAATTAGAAAGTAAAGAATTAGAGCCCAAGTTCAAACCCGATGTTAGCGGAAAGGAATGCACTGCCAACTTCGACAAATGCTGGACGACAATGCCTGCAAATGACTCGCCAGCTCCAACCCCTACTGGCGATGAACTATGTTTTCAAGGTTACACTTACGTTGCTCCCAACCCGTGGCTTTCATCTCCATAA